In the genome of Massilia sp. W12, the window GCAATGGCTGTCCTTGGTCGAGCTGGTGCAACGCGCGCTCGAAGAAAACCAAAGCTATGCCGCCAACTACGGCGTGCAATACCACTTGCAGATTGAGATTGCCCCCAGCCGGCAAGTCAAACTGGACGCCATGCGTTTTATGCAAGTGATGGCGAATTTACTCTCAAATGCCGCCAAATTTTCGCCGCCAAATGGCGTGGTGGAAGTGCGTATCAGCAGCCGCGACGATATGTTGCGGGTGGAAGTGACCGACCACGGTTCCGGCATCGGGCCGGAATTCAAGGCCAAGATTTTCCAGAAATTCTCACAACAAGACAGCTCAGACACCCGCGCCAAAGGCGGGGCCGGGCTGGGTTTGGCGATCTCCAAAGCGCTGATTGAGCAAATGGGCGGCATCATCGGTTTTGACTCGATACCGCAACAAGCCACCACCTTCCACATTGAATTGCCCGGATGAGCTGCGAAACAGATACAATGCGTGCAGCTTATTCCCCCCCCCCCTGAATTCAATGCAAACAGATCAATCTGATTCCGCCGCAAACGGCGCCCCCGACCCGGAAAATGAAAAAAACGGCATGGCCGCTTACGCCAAATCCGGCATGCAAATCGTCCTCACCGGGGCCCGCTTAGGCTGGCTCTTGGCCAGCCGGGTATTGGGTTGGAGCGTATTCGGCCTGGCGGTGAATATTTATCTTTTCTGGCATTTAGGCCCGCAAATGCAAAAAATCTGGCCGCATGAGGCAGGCAATTTGCTCAGCATGGCCGGGGCCAGCTTTCATCTCCTGCTGCTTTTATTGAGCCTCTTGCTTTGCATCGCCGGCTTTTGGATCACCGGCTACAAGCAAGGGCTGGATCAGTGCATCTACTTCCTGGCCCGGCAACATTTGCGCGATGTGCTGCAAACCGTGTTGCGCCTCACCGGATGGTATCGTCCTGCTGACAACACGCAAACCCCGGCTGCGGCCGGCGGCGCCGACACCCTGCCGGACAGCCAGGAAGCGCAGCAAGCCGCTTTGCAAACCGCGATTGCGCAATCCAACTATTCCTGGCTCACGCGCAAGGCTTTGCATCTGATGTTTGCTGACTCGCGCATGAGCGCGGCCTTATGGCAAACCCGGATGGACTATAAAAACGGGGCCAAAGGCCGCGCCGAGAGCGCCAAAGAAGCAGCGAATGTGATTGCCGAGCACAGCGATGGCGCCTGGTTTGAGCCGGATCTGTGGTTGCCGGCCATCATGCTGAGTGTGAATTTGATTGTGGTCTTAACGATTGCCTACTGGAACTGAAGGCATCGTGCACACATCGCGCACGATGGGCGCGCTTTTCGCTACAATGCCGGCACCCTATCACATTGCCAGTCCGACATGCCCAAATTTATCTTTAACGAAGGCGAATTCACCCTGCCGCCACAATGGGAAGACCACACCGTGCAGCGCTTTCACCTGCCGGGCGGTGAAGCGGCAGGCCCGGCCAGCCTGACCATTATGCGGCTTAACTGCCCGCTGGATAAACCATTTGACGACTTCATCGCCGACCGACTCAAGCAAATCGCCCAGTTTCCCGGCTTCCAATTACTGCTCAAGCGCGACAACTTCGATCCCCTCACCTACTGCTGGCTGGATTACACCTGGCAGCCGGATGAGGCGCGCTGTTTTTTCATCCGCGAAGTGATTTACGCCTCGCGCCCGCAGCATCTGAGTTTCACCTTAAGCACCACCCCGGCGGATAAAAGCGCACATACCCCGGCTTGGCGCGAGATGATACGCACGGTCGAATTGCGCGCCAGAATCGTGAATGGCGAGCTGGTCATCAAAG includes:
- a CDS encoding DcrB-related protein — protein: MPKFIFNEGEFTLPPQWEDHTVQRFHLPGGEAAGPASLTIMRLNCPLDKPFDDFIADRLKQIAQFPGFQLLLKRDNFDPLTYCWLDYTWQPDEARCFFIREVIYASRPQHLSFTLSTTPADKSAHTPAWREMIRTVELRARIVNGELVIKE